One part of the Hydrogenobacter sp. T-2 genome encodes these proteins:
- a CDS encoding ABC transporter ATP-binding protein, translating to MIRARVKKLLHGFDGDFWLDVELEVKGTEFLVILGQSGSGKTTLLRCIAGLETPEEGYIEVDGEVWFDSKRRINLPPQRRNVGFVFQDYALFPNMTVLENVMYGMRKKDKDRAIELLRMAGLEGLKDKKPDKLSGGQKQRVALLRALAKEPKVLLLDEPLSALDPDLRLELQKELRNFQKNASIPALMVSHDKEEALRLADRVIRIHKGKIVEEGEPQRILADAQATLVSKRENHREVILTLKLEGKLVEMRIDKESL from the coding sequence GTGATAAGAGCAAGGGTAAAAAAGCTCCTGCATGGCTTTGATGGAGATTTTTGGCTTGACGTAGAGCTTGAAGTAAAAGGCACGGAATTTCTCGTTATTCTTGGACAGTCTGGTAGTGGAAAGACAACCCTTTTGAGATGTATAGCAGGGCTTGAAACACCAGAAGAGGGTTATATAGAAGTAGATGGAGAGGTTTGGTTTGACTCAAAGAGAAGGATAAACCTGCCACCTCAAAGGAGGAACGTGGGTTTTGTCTTTCAGGACTATGCCCTTTTTCCCAACATGACGGTGCTTGAAAATGTTATGTATGGAATGAGAAAAAAGGACAAAGACAGAGCCATAGAACTTCTCAGGATGGCTGGCTTGGAGGGTCTAAAGGACAAAAAACCTGACAAACTCTCGGGAGGGCAAAAACAAAGGGTAGCCCTTTTGAGAGCCCTTGCAAAAGAGCCAAAGGTTTTACTGCTTGATGAACCTCTTTCTGCCCTTGACCCAGACCTAAGGCTTGAACTTCAAAAAGAGCTAAGGAACTTCCAAAAAAATGCCTCAATACCCGCTTTAATGGTTAGCCATGACAAGGAAGAAGCCCTAAGACTTGCGGACAGGGTAATAAGAATACACAAAGGAAAGATAGTGGAAGAGGGTGAGCCTCAAAGGATATTGGCGGATGCTCAGGCAACTCTTGTAAGCAAAAGGGAAAACCACAGAGAGGTCATACTTACCCTTAAACTTGAGGGTAAACTTGTGGAGATGAGAATAGACAAGGAAAGCCTTTAA
- the modB gene encoding molybdate ABC transporter permease subunit, whose product MADINPVPIWLTVKLSIWTTILLLIIGVPLSYYLAYTKSKLGLVIEALATLPLVLPPTVLGFYLLLLLSKNGIIGSVWYRLFDYQLVFHFEGIVIASVIYSLPMMVHPLTSGFRSVPRNIIEASWTLGKSKIETLFRVILPNMKASVLTGIVLSFAHTIGEFGVVLMVGGNIEGQTRVVSIAIYDAVEAIDYKTAHVYAGLLFVASFISLAMLYAINRRWSL is encoded by the coding sequence ATGGCGGATATAAACCCAGTTCCCATATGGCTTACGGTAAAACTTTCCATATGGACCACCATATTACTACTTATAATAGGCGTTCCACTCTCCTACTACCTTGCTTACACAAAAAGCAAGCTGGGGCTTGTTATAGAAGCTCTGGCTACCCTTCCTCTTGTCCTGCCACCAACAGTTTTGGGCTTTTACCTTCTTCTGCTTTTGAGTAAAAACGGCATTATAGGCTCTGTATGGTATAGGCTGTTTGACTACCAGCTTGTATTCCACTTTGAGGGTATAGTTATAGCCTCGGTCATATATAGCCTGCCTATGATGGTGCATCCACTTACCTCTGGTTTTAGAAGCGTGCCAAGAAATATCATAGAAGCCAGCTGGACTCTTGGAAAGTCAAAGATTGAAACCCTCTTTAGAGTGATACTTCCCAACATGAAGGCTTCTGTGCTTACTGGCATAGTGTTATCCTTTGCCCACACCATAGGAGAGTTTGGCGTGGTTTTGATGGTAGGTGGAAACATAGAGGGACAAACCCGTGTGGTATCCATAGCCATATACGATGCGGTGGAAGCCATAGACTACAAGACCGCACACGTTTATGCAGGTCTTCTTTTCGTAGCTTCCTTTATAAGCCTTGCCATGCTCTATGCCATTAACAGGAGGTGGAGCCTGTGA